From one Dysidea avara chromosome 9, odDysAvar1.4, whole genome shotgun sequence genomic stretch:
- the LOC136267329 gene encoding uncharacterized protein, translating into MIKHVDNYNEGQLHVGTFPGHNVEALPPATSFELGTSASLGVTSDQYGSMQAGTRDIRYNPSLTDPAHYIGGPAVANGPFLSMSGTGHHQQRVNEWPEALLSEYHLLLKRISDSLDLEQVKGLCYVSVEAEKAGICNRNDFSGIVLLDFFDKMMLITPSNLIYLARMLLLLIGWTCAVSLTSTMVGC; encoded by the exons ATGATCAAACACGTAGATAACTATAATGAAG GTCAACTACATGTTGGGACTTTCCCCGGTCACAATGTGGAGGCACTGCCACCTGCAACCTCTTTTGAGCTTGGTACCTCTGCCTCACTCGGAGTAACTAGTGATCAGTATGGCTCAATGCAAGCTGGTACCAGGGATATCAGATATAATCCCAGTCTCACGGATCCTGCACACTATATTGGAGGACCAG CTGTGGCTAATGGGCCTTTTTTATCCATGAGTGGAACTGGCCATCATCAACAGAGAGTAAATGAGTGGCCAGAAGCATTGCTGAGTGAGTATCACCTCTTGTTGAAAAGAATTTCTGATTCATTGGATCTAGAACAAGTTAAAGGCTTGTGTTATGTCTCAGTAGAGGCAGAGAAGGCTGGTATATGTAACAGGAATGATTTCAGTGGGATAGTGTTGCTTGATTTCTTTGACAAGATGATGCTCATCACACCAAGTAATTTAATATACCTCGCAAGGATGTTACTTCTGTTGATCGGCTGGACCTGTGCAGTCTCATTGACCAGTACAATGGTAGGATGTTAA
- the LOC136267328 gene encoding uncharacterized protein, translating to MNDEGFLASGTHFSYSVETIPSAPLELRENHYADTSNVVHLVAGTKGTYQGGGTEPLQYGQGSSHAQIFPSHFQQTSSNGSLKRNYPVPVQTYDDDIQKSNAVPDNGHPLLVPHGRSSTGVYQTLQIPGIFRQQTNTVNATPLNNAYRHLLRKIIKSLSTEEVDDLCFISTEANSSSVRNKANFSGMVLFKFFEQRMLIMAENLDYLQSLLKDISRIDLCHLIDEYTNTYLSETSFTYREPFTKPHLHVEPHPLPTNASSSVESRPPPFNPEFSDHIPAQLQLPQHNPVQCTNPEQVNTSDLQQEYSLPTQEEDEDEEYDPHGMVGYNSSVLVDSLRTQVDGQMFHGGTISSCNSEQLLQQIRLLQMDLAAKNNENHVLRQEMVNQKKIQKHYVELIEKLLAEGQGKSDPVAERYLMRKWPHGIAIIINNYEFHSTGHIDEKLSNREGSLVDENNLNITWEYLGYKVQVLKNLKASEFTRELMQVALQSHENYDSFVCCILSHGYLDGVYGTDGELVKFNDIVKLFKGNFCPTLVNKPKLFFIQACRGDAKDEAVSEQKDGPGPDKMSNSLPSEADFFFGYATPPGYASWRSREYGSWYISSLCEVLVDNASHQDFLSMLTMVTNKVSEAYTNEGDKQCPVPVSRLRKQVWFFGNS from the exons ATGAACGATGAAG GTTTTCTGGCGTCTGGGACACATTTCAGCTACAGTGTTGAGACAATCCCTTCTGCCCCACTTGAACTGAGAGAAAATCACTACGCCGACACATCCAACGTGGTTCACCTAGTGGCTGGTACCAAGGGCACTTATCAAGGAGGTGGTACAGAGCCACTACAGTATGGACAAGGATCAAGCCATG CCCAGATCTTTCCAAGTCATTTTCAACAGACTTCATCCAATGGTTCACTTAAACGAAACTATCCTGTACCAGTACAGACATATGATGATGACATACAAAAATCTAATGCTGTCCCTGATAATGGACACCCTCTACTAGTTCCACATGGAAGGTCTTCTACAG GAGTGTATCAAACTCTTCAGATTCCTGGAATATTCAGACAACAGACCAACACAGTAAATGCTACACCACTCAATAATGCTTATCGTCATTTGCTTAGAAAAATAATAAAGTCATTGAGCACAGAAGAAGTGGATGACTTGTGTTTTATCTCAACAGAAGCAAATTCATCTTCTGTACGTAACAAGGCTAATTTCAGTGGAATGGTTTTGTTCAAATTCTTTGAACAACGGATGTTGATTATGGCTGAAAATTTGGACTATCTCCAAAGTCTTTTAAAGGACATTAGTCGAATAGATTTATGTCATTTAATTGATGAGTATACTAACACTTATTTAAGTGAAACATCCTTTACATATAGGGAGCCATTTACAAAGCCACACCTTCATGTAGAGCCCCACCCATTGCCAACCAATGCATCATCTTCTGTAGAGTCACGTCCACCACCATTTAATCCAGAATTTAGTGATCACA TACCTGCCCAACTACAACTACCCCAACACAATCCAGTCCAATGCACGAATCCAGAGCAGGTTAACACCAGTGATCTCCAGCAGGAATATTCCCTCCCAACTCAGGAAGAAGATGAAGATGAAGAATATGACCCACATGGAATGGTTGGTTACAACAGTTCTGTGTTGGTTGATAGTTTACGAACACAAGTGGATGGTCAAATGTTCCATGGTGGAACAATTTCTTCTTGTAATAGTGAGCAATTACTCCAGCAGATCAGACTGTTACAAATGGATTTAGCAGCCAAAAATAATGAAAACCATGTTCTGCGCCAAGAAATGGTTAATCAAAAGAAAATACAGAAACATTATGTAGAACTGATTGAGAAATTATTGGCTGAAGGCCAAGGCAAGTCTGATCCAGTAGCAGAGAGGTACCTAATGCGCAAGTGGCCACATGGTATTGCCATCATCATCAACAATTATGAATTTCATTCTACTGGCCATATTGATGAAAAGTTATCAAACCGTGAAGGATCGTTAGTTGATGAAAATAATCTTAATATTACCTGGGAATACCTTGGCTATAAGGTGCAAGTATTAAAAAATCTCAAAGCTTCAGAGTTTACTCGTGAACTAATGCAGGTTGCTCTACAGAGTCATGAGAATTATGACAGTTTTGTGTGTTGTATCCTCAGTCATGGCTACCTTGATGGTGTGTATGGCACAGATGGGGAACTGGTAAAGTTTAATGATATTGTTAAACTGTTTAAAGGAAACTTTTGCCCAACACTAGTAAACAAACCAAAGCTGTTCTTCATTCAGGCATGTCGTGGAGATGCTAAAGATGAAGCAGTTTCTGAACAAAAAGATGGACCTGGACCTGACAAGATGTCCAACTCTTTGCCAAGTGAagctgattttttttttggttatGCTACTCCACCAGGATATGCCTCATGGAGAAGTCGTGAATATGGTTCCTGGTACATCTCCAGTTTATGTGAAGTTCTTGTGGACAATGCTTCACATCAGGATTTCCTCAGTATGTTAACCATGGTTACCAACAAAGTGTCAGAAGCCTATACTAATGAAGGAGACAAACAATGTCCTGTTCCTGTTTCCCGGCTTCGCAAGCAGGTGTGGTTCTTTGGAAACTCTTAA